A genomic segment from Garra rufa chromosome 5, GarRuf1.0, whole genome shotgun sequence encodes:
- the LOC141334867 gene encoding uncharacterized protein produces the protein MGQNQGKEGELGQDNSSAGPEEKGPSLDPGGAKEEGNLTIETHGVGTDEENTASGSLDEGPGRESPSPTPVHGLDSHYKVCAPTDGGVVEGGDGEKEGGRKSSEEGRAEPLAPQQLNGITQSDSCTQGTWEAGEPDHERKDLENTPEDHQDNLRCDLPGKDKIESGRTGENRSKKCLKMESVCGNDDKLKSQEEEDRKLDFEAACDFSLRNTGPTLEILESKDTNVHFTVQDQALVITENKLNTEVQNNRPINNPTTSNLVMNSQVETSKDNTQAIQHSNKKIQKNMPDNPDKAVTETPNAKRSSLKNVETQGENITGRQPTDDVIKTSFTRSSLAGADLQRKAVSLEKVQSPEDLIALEVASKSPWGHSESHQQISAGEFTQEELQKERQFNVSDLESLWTKETSLGRSPAGGHKNIDGIKETEERENLDSASKSLGHSHATKTEIKDPSLRGTEMEEGCFVTSNIASVGMLGENKPRLQSNEDEKCITFSEDITDSNPPCKSDVQEDSPLSAKAKVHTETSLECFLAEMSPKAGMVKGATHEMDPECSSSPSAVINIEDVTEQQRFEGNANAIAKLDDMTSSERDKVSKSNRNTVSLHKETSATGSISELIAGPETALGRIDERPSVDEKTEVTGSSQLQEKSFLKILTNASTHSTISPTDASDQVRDGCAALADTSAAQDVQHSSSVCNLISMQANEKQDKEQNKLSTQANCHALEKKHSSQLDQKHAIESKPTTSAETPQGAQKRHVSDMIKETIELQKKMKEWTKPAEAKVDLTLDPTQCVKVSQMKAAFDAPKKSPDKALERKPSVRKGRILLM, from the exons atggGACAAAACCAGGGCAAGGAGGGGGAGCTAGGGCAGGACAACAGCTCTGCAGGACCAGAGGAAAAGGGACCAAGCCTAGACCCTGGGGGGGCCAAAGAGGAAGGAAATCTAACCATTGAAACTCATGGTGTCGGGACAGATGAGGAGAACACAGCCAGTGGAAGCTTGGATGAGGGCCCAGGCAGGGAGTCACCATCACCTACACCAGTGCACGGTTTGGATTCTCATTATAAGGTGTGCGCTCCCACGGATGGGGGGGTTGTGGAGGGAGGGGATGGCGAGAAAGAGGGAGGAAGAAAGAGTAGTgaggaaggcagggctgaaccgcTGGCTCCACAGCAGCTGAATGGAATCACACAGTCTGACAGCTGCACGCAAGGCACATGGGAGGCTGGTGAACCAGACCACGAGAGAAAAGACTTGGAGAATACGCCAGAAGACCATCAGGACAACCTTAGGTGTGACCTTCCTGGTAAAGACAAAATTGAAAGCGGACGCACAGGAGAAAACAGGAGTAAGAAGTGTTTGAAAATGGAGTCTGTCTGTGGAAATGACGACAAGCTAAAGAGCCAGGAGGAAGAGGATAGAAAACTAGATTTTGAAGCTGCCTGTGATTTTAGTCTAAGAAATACAGGGCCTACCTTGGAGATTCTGGAAAGTAAGGACACCAATGTTCACTTCACAGTTCAAGACCAAGCTTTAGTCATTACTGAAAACAAGTTGAATACTGAAGTGCAAAACAACAGGCCGATTAACAACCCCACAACATCAAACCTCGTGATGAACTCACAAGTGGAAACATCAAAGGACAATACTCAGGCAATTCAGCACagcaacaaaaaaatacagaagaaCATGCCAGATAATCCAGATAAGGCTGTAACAGAAACCCCGAATGCTAAACGTTCCTCCCTGAAGAACGTCGAAACCCAAGG TGAAAACATTACGGGGCGTCAGCCAACGGATGATGTCATAAAGACCAGCTTTACTCGTTCATCTCTGGCAGGTGCGGATTTACAACGCAAAGCTGTGAGTCTTGAAAAAGTGCAGAGCCCAGAGGACCTCATCGCCTTAGAAGTGGCATCCAAGTCGCCTTGGGGTCACTCTGAGAGCCATCAACAGATATCTGCGGGCGAATTCACACAGGAAGAGCTTCAGAAAGAAAGGCAATTTAATGTGTCAGACTTGGAGAGCCTTTGGACAAAGGAAACTTCACTTGGGAGATCACCCGCTGGAGGTCATAAAAATATAGATGGCATAAAAGAGACTGAAGAAAGAGAAAATCTGGATTCTGCTTCAAAGAGTCTAGGTCATTCCCATGCAACGAAAACTGAGATAAAAGATCCTTCCCTGCGTGGAACAGAAATGGAAGAGGGTTGTTTTGTGACATCTAATATTGCCAGTGTAGGTATGCTGGGTGAAAACAAACCTCGGCTACAAAGCAATGAAGATGAGAAATGTATTACATTCTCTGAAGACATTACAGATTCAAACCCCCCTTGTAAATCTGATGTTCAAGAGGATTCCCCTCTTTCAGCAAAGGCCAAAGTACACACAGAGACAAGCCTGGAATGCTTTCTGGCAGAAATGAGTCCAAAAGCAGGGATGGTGAAGGGTGCTACACATGAGATGGATCCAGAATGTTCCTCTTCTCCAAGTGCAGTGATTAACATAGAAGATGTTACAGAACAGCAGAGGTTTGAGGGAAATGCTAACGCTATTGCTAAATTGGATGACATGACGTCATCAGAGAGAGACAAGGTCAGCAAGTCTAATCGGAATACCGTCAGTTTGCATAAGGAAACATCTGCAACTGGTTCCATCTCTGAGCTCATCGCTGGTCCTGAGACAGCTTTGGGTCGCATAGATGAAAGGCCAAGTGTGGATGAGAAAACAGAAGTCACTGGATCTTCTCAACTTcaagaaaaaagttttttgaagATTTTAACAAATGCATCAACCCATTCCACCATAAGCCCGACAGATGCATCCGATCAGGTGCGGGATGGTTGTGCTGCTTTAGCAGACACATCTGCTGCACAAGATGTGCAACATTCCTCCTCCGTGTGCAACCTAATAAGTATGCAAGCTAACGAGAAACAAGATAAAGAGCAGAACAAGCTGTCGACACAAGCAAATTGTCATGCGTTAGAGAAGAAACATTCAAGCCAGCTTGACCAAAAGCACGCGATAGAAAGCAAGCCGACCACCAGTGCAGAAACACCACAGGGTGCACAGAAAAGACATGTTTCTGATATGATAAAGGAAACTATTGAGTTGCAGAAGAAGATGAAGGAGTGGACCAAGCCGGCTGAGGCCAAGGTTGATCTGACCTTAGATCCAACACAGTGTGTAAAAGTGTCACAGATGAAAGCAGCATTTGATGCACCAAAGAAGTCACCTGACAAAGCACTAGAGAGAAAACCTTCAGTAAGAAAAGGTAGGATACTATTAATGTAA